Proteins encoded together in one Chelonoidis abingdonii isolate Lonesome George chromosome 1, CheloAbing_2.0, whole genome shotgun sequence window:
- the THAP5 gene encoding THAP domain-containing protein 5, whose protein sequence is MPRYCAASCCKNRGGQSARDQRKLSFYPFPLHDKERLEKWLRNMKRDTWTPSKHQLLCSDHFTPDSLDVRWGIRYLKHTAIPTIFSLPDDQEKDSSQHKPQEIKTEDGEEISVCVESDNVSASFEPCSPKNSVTVAERLDEKTEAICLSTLSKPLQQKVLFQNTENLQGGTIILSSSEQHIQQTPVLMAETVQNIEASNVHTSVENLLSCAATVLQVTDPEYLDSSLKFKNAGGPIIDHLAENPNSHIAVCSVEVQPSENAVFFSTITRTIEQFNGNEESVIAIIVPAECSKEPSTVSSSFMPIKQEFIDMEEIEIQKSAYINNYGETEILQTEHSYSRQDIDRDHLWQKIAKLHSKITVLEKQERKTLGRLKSLEALIGQLKQENLLSEEKLKIVENCFTTYEVTMIQ, encoded by the exons ATGCCGCGATACTGCGCCGCGTCCTGCTGCAAGAACCGGGGAGGCCAGAGCGCCAGGGACCAGCGCAAGCTGAGCTTCTACCC GTTTCCACTTCATGATAAAGAAAGACTTGAGAAATGGTTGCGGAATATGAAGCGTGACACATGGACTCCCAGTAAGCACCAGCTCCTGTGCAGTGACCATTTTACCCCTGACTCCCTTGATGTGCGATGGGGAATTCGATATTTGAAACATACTGCAATACCAACTATTTTCTCTTTGCCTGATGATCAG GAAAAAGACTCTTCTCAGCACAAGCCACAAGAGATAAAAACAGAGGATGGGGAGGAAATCAGTGTGTGTGTAGAGTCGGATAATGTATCTGCATCGTTTGAGCCTTGTTCGCCAAAGAACAGTGTCACAGTTGCAGAAAGGCTAGATGAAAAAACTGAAGCAATTTGCTTATCAACCCTGAGCAAACCTCTGCAACAGAAAGTGCTGTTTCAGAACACAGAAAACTTGCAAGGAGGCACCATAATTCTTAGTTCATCAGAGCAGCATATTCAGCAAACGCCTGTTTTAATGGCAGAAACTGTCCAGAACATAGAAGCAAGTAATGTTCATACATCAGTAGAGAATCTTTTAAGTTGTGCAGCCACAGTTTTGCAAGTTACAGACCCTGAATACCTGGATTCatctttgaaatttaaaaatgcGGGTGGACCAATTATTGACCATCTAGCTGAGAATCCTAACTCACATATTGCAGTCTGCTCTGTGGAAGTACAGCCAAGtgaaaatgcagtttttttcAGTACAATCACACGAACTATTGAACAGTTTAATGGAAATGAAGAATCTGTCATTGCTATCATTGTACCTGCTGAGTGTTCTAAAGAGCCTTCAACGGTAAGTAGTTCTTTCATGCCTATTAAACAGGAGTTCATAGACATGGAAGAAATAGAAATTCAAAAATCTGCATATATAAACAATTATGGTGAAACTGAAATATTACAAACTGAGCATTCATATTCCAGACAAGACATAGACAGGGATCATCTCTGGCAAAAAATTGCAAAGCTGCATTCTAAGATAACTGTCCttgaaaaacaggaaagaaaaacttTAGGTAGGCTCAAATCCCTGGAAGCTCTTATTGGACAACTAAAACAGGAAAACCTGCTTTCTGAAGAAAAGCTCAAGATTGTAGAAAATTGTTTCACAACATATGAAGTGACTATGATACAATAA